A DNA window from Comamonas sp. 26 contains the following coding sequences:
- a CDS encoding HlyD family secretion protein, whose protein sequence is MQSQLTRIEVRAPHDGIAVFGSADDWLGRPVVTGERIMQVANPKSAGVLIYLPVADALVLDEKAAVKLFLTVKPLSPLSATVTETSYQASLSPDNVSSYRLRATLDEGQSLDDTRIGLHGTAKISGGWVVLSYYLLRRPLATAREWSGL, encoded by the coding sequence GTGCAATCCCAGCTGACCCGGATTGAAGTACGCGCACCGCATGATGGGATTGCCGTTTTTGGCTCTGCCGATGACTGGCTGGGCCGCCCCGTCGTGACGGGCGAGCGCATCATGCAAGTGGCCAACCCAAAATCAGCCGGCGTGCTGATCTATCTGCCCGTTGCGGATGCATTGGTGCTGGATGAAAAAGCGGCCGTCAAACTGTTTCTGACAGTCAAACCGTTGTCGCCTTTGAGCGCAACGGTCACAGAGACCAGTTATCAGGCCAGTCTCTCGCCAGACAACGTCTCCAGCTACCGCTTGCGCGCCACGCTGGACGAAGGTCAGTCACTGGATGACACCCGCATCGGCCTTCACGGTACGGCAAAGATCTCTGGCGGCTGGGTTGTATTGAGCTACTACCTGCTGCGCCGTCCACTAGCGACTGCCCGTGAGTGGAGCGGTCTCTGA